The sequence TGTTGCAGATGACTAGGACTGTAACAATAAGGAATAAAACTAAATTTAGACTAAATAGTAAACACCATAGATGTGAAGTATCACTAAAATATTGTAATAAAGCAAGCGCACCTTAAGGGGCAATTTACATTTTCAGAATAAAGGtcattgttgcaaaacgcatCTGCAGTTTTTTTCGCAGTCGTTGAGcggaaatttaaaagaaaaatatcagtttatttggaacatttttcttagCAAACTGATGTTTTTTCTGGAAGGTCCATCGAGCAGTAGCGAAGGAAACTTCTTTAacatttttcaacaatggctgttttacTGAGATTGTAAGTACTTAAGCACCTCGTTTTGgaggttcaggtccagaatccagatcctgaATGAAGCTTTCAGTATTCTGCTGTTTCTGCGTCGAACATTCGAGGGAAATGACATCAATATTGTGGAGCATCAATGGCTCAATTAATCGGTTCTCCACCATCCACCATTTTCCGCCAAGAATCACTACGATATTTGGTATAAGCAAATTGGCATTGTATATCGCTCTCAATTCATGCAAGACTCGCTCTGGCATGGGAAAAAATTACGAGATTATTTTGTTAGGAGCGTGTTTCGCATTATTCACAATTACATCAACATTCAGGTATTTACAAAAGAGTAATACAAATTGTTTACCTGATGGAacatgcaaatcggaagtgaaaataatcaattCAGTTATCCGTTTGCAGTGCGAACCTCGCACCAAATGAGtgcaaataaaaccaacatttAGTTCGCTttttcatctcatccaagtcagtcgaaaaaacaaaaccgcttacgttcgggacggaagaaatcaagtacagtattgtgtagtgaataatagaagtatctcgaaatgagtgaaccaaacgaacaaaagctaccgccgacacgaaagaatacaattattgttgacttcaggcagtgcaaaattcgactttcgatacgagaacttgaaggtttgcttaaggagcaaatgcatcttgacatcaaACGTGTGCatgtacttcaatgcaataaggcaaataattttgtttacatccagttttgtaaagagttggatgcaattcaattcgcaaaagacaaatatcaatgtgcactatgtggagcacgaaaaccttaagtacaacattccagtatatatggaagatagtgctatagaagtgcgtgtgcatgatcttcctcaagcgtcaccgattcatatattcgcaaaactatgtcccaatgcggagagattctctttatcgaaagagaaaagtggaagaactttacccccggtattctaaatggcgtatgtttgttacgcatgcactTGAAGAGgcttataccttcttatgtgcctTTCGGTCAGGACACAAgagtcccgtgcaaatcacttgttacctataacaatcagatggccacatgtcaatattgtcaaaaagctgttcactacggaaagacatgtgataaactgaacaaggagacaactacaccaaagtacaacggtgcttccacagccaccaacaacaatgaagtatccccttcaacaaacaaagaacaaagtacaccagctgcagttaacaatttaccctccaaccaaccagtgcaaccaatgtacaacaaggcgcatctacagcaactagcaacgaacgcaatactgcgaacaataccaccgatgaggcaatggaggacgagacgagtcacgaacaaagtgcccctcaaccctcgcaggagggaaatggaagctcctctcctcctagaaaaagagagGCAACGAGATCTACTTAAAAAAATACattgtttaaaaaatcggctatttcggccacgtaaagcttgtacgcaaataggcctgaataaaaaaaaaccttttaaataaaaaaaaatcatagaaaaataaatttgtaagtcatattagtgtatgtTTTAATGAACCgtatgtcactatgccgatgtCCAGctatcggttccggaagtaccgacaataataatcaaatttgataaaatggagctaacttcactttctcacacggaaagaccgaaatcagctttttggtgaaaaaattagttgattttctgattttagttacttattttttgagacaactaaaaaaatcttacttttgctaatttagattttttaattctaattcccttaataataataaaatatttgttgaaatggctattgttttaattgaattcaccaattaaacgtgctgtcatttcttagctaaggcacacttcatatccattcaactaattttttagttgaattagagaaataaaacgttgtttccaaccaacataaatggttgaattggtttctgcaatttgcagctatatggcgctctgtcatcgagaaaatgttaacaccagaatgactactagccaccagatggcacactactaccgaaaaaaatttcagtcgcggttgtcttttctatattggcaggtataaatatgatgttgtattggagaaaaagatataaacgaaacataaacttctttttgaaaatttttcttctaaatcgttgatttttcattcgacttcgcgaaatcgactcactcGCTGAAAGCttcgagcactcggaaaacaaaaaccgaatacaagtacctCGGACGGCGTCGCCCGGCAGGTTGGAAGATACTGAAAACATCATTTGataatacaattagagtgcaacattcgaaactcacttcactgttccgcgtaaaaacaatattacgcacaatcgcttcaaatgcgcacaaattctttccactaagagtttacgtcatttttacatatcggtttagaaatttatatatggatatatcgtaacacatgcgaaacatCTAAacgatttgcaagcagtttcaacaagactgtccttttaaaatttgtaatggattgttttgctttgacacgtctcatgagtttttggctaataaacttgttaataaaaccaatttcatttttgaatttcttcgtgctgtccttcagtaatgatggtgatagataaatagaaacaaattttttgattttaataacaaaattagttgtcaaagtGTTGGatagaaatattgctggtttgtgtccaggatattcgccatctaaacacattctctaaaaacaagactattttcagcaaagtaaattctcaattttaactaattttatagttattttgaaaattttgttgttaaaatcaactaattcaaaaatagtaatacgaattaggcgcagagctaatttcggtcgttccgtgcacgtATGATTGAAAAGATTtgcactaacttaaattcaaatgtagtatgtCAATATAATAGTATTAGGCAACAGAAAtcatcaaaactattttctaaacttttttgaattgtagtatttcgaaaaatttctacagtaatatacaggagaaaatgaaaatgagaaaggcatctgtacaccactaggtggattaaaaatggGTTTTTCGATAAgaattactctattgtctgaaagttgctgtgacagtgtaaagtgacgtcgcTACTCACTGTCATCATGGATAGGTCAACTCCAGAGCAACGCTTACAAattgtggaaatttattttcaaaatcagtgctCAATTAAAACTGTTAATAGATGTACGAACCACGATCAATTAGTTTTTGAGGCCAAATCTTCGAGATATGaatgtggacgaaatgtggtttcaacaggatggtgccacttgtcataatGCGATCGAAACAATcaacttattgaaagaacattcaAACGACGACTTTATTTCGAGTTATTGACTGGTGAATTAGAGTTCAtgttcgtgtgatttgacgccactcgATTTTATTTCCGTTGGGGATACGTgaactcattggtttatgtggataaaccagcaacgattgatgctttgaaaatcaatgttcaacgtgtcattgctgaaatatgtcctcaaatgcttgaaaaagtgttCAAAAATTGGACCTCCAGAATGACATTTGTGCAAAATAGTCGTGACCTCCATATGCTCGAAattatatttaaatgaaaatatgaaataacAATAAAAGACACGAGAAAACCTTGTTCTTGTAATTTAGTATGATTTTGTTTTCATAAGAACCTAATGAAAAGTCCAACAGGTAACGGTAATTATTTCGTCATCATTCATAAAGTCTCATTCAACTGATTCGCCAACCAACTATTTCAGGTATTACTATTCGATTAGAATTCCAAATTCAAGCTTATAATCAGTTGCTCATCATCACTTATCAACACTTCCATTCAAACTAACCTTATCATCTCAACGGGCTCCAGCGTGAACAGCATCGTCCCGCTTTGACTGGTTCGACCTTCAACTAAGTGGTACGATATTACTCGTGATTTCGTTTCCGAAAAAAGAAGCGCTTCCACGCTCACTTTGTCACATTTCGAGTGTTCACATGACTATAGCGCCCCATAAAAGTTTAGCGGATTTAATCGCAATTCGACATCATCATTGACATTgactgaaataaataaaatgtatcAGTAAAGTACCGAAGATGCGTTCCCCAATTTTGCAACGACTTGTCTCAGCCTGCAAGAATGTCATCTTCGCTCGTTGTTGCAGTGCGTATATAAATATCGGATGCACTTGGTTGCCTACAATCAGTTTACCGTCTCGTTGATTTAGGTAACGGTGTCTTGTTGAAGTTGCAGCATCCACTCGcccttttcaagttgaaagcattgaaaatgaaaatcatcGTCGCACTGGTCGCCCTGTTTGTGTTTGCCTGCGGTAATCCGGTGCCGGATAAAGATGCGCAGACCGTGCGGTTCGACAACAATCACAACGGAATCGATGGTTACAGCTTCCAGGTGGAAACCAGCAACGGTATCAAACAGGAGGAACAGGCCGAACTGCGAAGTTTCGGAGAGGACAATGCGGCCATCGTCGTGCGTGGTTCGTATTCCTTCATCGCCGACGATGGCCAGCTTTACACGGTGAACTACATCGCCGATGAAAACGGTTTCCAACCGGAAGCACCCCATTTACCCAAGGCCTGAGAGGAAACAGCGGGACTATTAGTGTTGAGTGATATTAAGTAGATCTTGTTAATAAATAATTTGTGGAATATTGAATGTAGTTGTTTGGTGTAAGTGACCAGTTTTTGTTCAGTGGAATAAACTAACTTTTGAACGATTCATTTTGTTTTACTGCCAACAAAAAACAGACCGAGAGGAAAGATAGATGaataaaactgcaaaaaataaaataatttcgaataAGGATCGCTAGAGGCAGAAATATCTTTTAGAAGAAATTCACGAATACCCTTTATATAATGAAGTGAAGAGTAATGAAACGAAGGTTTCCAATCATTTCACAGGGCGAAGAAATACGAACCTATATACTAGTTTTGTTGCACAGTTTGTGTAACGCAGTAGGCTTTTTTCCTTTAATGCTCTCTAGAATTTTTCGCCTTAGTCCAATAGAATGAATCTTTCGACGTGAATTCATAATCTCGAGTTACACCTAAGTTTACCAACAGCACACTTTCTCCATgccatcgaagatatgatccgAAATTTGTGATTTTCAGCAGTGTGGACTACCCAAGACTAACCCAAACTCATGTGATGTAGCATTTTTCAATGTCATCTAGTTCAAGCTTTGACTTGATCACATTAAGCAATTTTTTCATCGTTATTCACTTGATCCATTCGAGAaaaagtacagggtgattttttaagagcttgagaacttttttaaacaataaaacgcataaaatttgcaaaatctcatcggttctttattttaaacgttagattggtacatgacatttactttttgaagataatttcatttaaatgttgaccgcggctgcgtcttaggtggtccattcggaaaatccgcttttttatcgacaaattttgttcagcgatgaggctcatttctggttgaatggctacgtaaataagcaaaattgccgcatttggagtgaagagcaaccagaagccgttcaagaactgcccatgcatcccgaaaaatgcactgtttggtgtggtttgtacgctggtggaatcattggaccgtattttttcaaagatgctgttggacgcaacgttacagtgaatggcgatcgctatcgttcgatgctaacaaactttttgttgccaaaaatggaagaactgaacttggttgacatgtggtttcaacaagatggcgctacatgccacacagctcgcgattctatggccattttgagggaaaacttcggagaacaattcatctcaagaaatggaccggtaagttggccaccaagatcatgcgatttgacgcctttagactattttttgtggggctacgtcaagtctaaagtctacagaaataagccagtaactattccagctttggaagacaacatttccgaagaaattcgggctattccggccgaaatgctcgaaaaagttgcccaaaattggactttccgaatggaccacctaagacgcagccgcggtcaacatttaaatgaaattatcttcaaaaagtaaatgtcatgtaccaatctaacgtttaaaataaagaaccgatgagattttgcaaattttatgcgttttattgtttaaaaaagttctcaagctcttaaaaaatcaccctttatttctcACATACCAACTCGACAGCCTCCAGCATAACCGACCATCATTTCAAAACCATATTATAAAGAGCTATAGTACCAATAGTATTCTCATTAGTAGATtcgccgcgtaacttcggaaatccgcgtaaaaacaaacctcaaaactaaagaaaaaaaatttgttggtaCCAAATATCTTaggaatgcatgaaacgtccagatttggtgtaatctctaaaaaaatttttttttgtgaaaatcgccttTGGAACTGTGTTAGAAACTTCCAGATCTTgtgtaatctcaaaattttttttgtgaaaatcgccttTGGGACTTCGAAATTTGaaaccgcgtaatttcggaaattagCGTAGAAAAAAACCGCAATATGGAAGAacattttttatgccaaatgttttagaaatgcacgtcgagatctggtgtaatctgtaCATATTTTGTGTGTCAacaagttgacttaaaaaattcgggataacaccagatctcgaagtttcatgcatttctaagacaaaacaagaaaaccgcgtaactttgaaaatccgcgtaaaaagaaaccgcatataAAACGTGTGAAAAGGGACCCCAGTGTAGTTCGATAATTACTGTTATagtgacgcgaaaactcgaagcgaatacaTCTAATTTTATTTTACCCATAAGGTCAAACAGAGAGAGCAGATCTCGCTCTAGCTAACTGGACTCGTTACTCTATATAAAGGTAAGGTTGATAATGTCCTATCCAGTGTATGTTATACAGTTTGTTGTGATACTTCATAAGGGCACCGTTTGAAAATCTGCCAAGTGATGATGTATAAGTTtaatataatttacaaaaaaacttactacacaataaaataatgaaaagcaaagccttggtattacattcctgtagaggaatttgaccttctgtttcaacagacttcgcagccgattcagagtgtacagaaccattgcatggctagtactacgatgccACTGactctacgaatccttccaggtcggggctcgaacatacgataactggtttgtaagaccagtgccctatgcattgaaccgccaacccgggactaacCGAATAAAATAATGGAACAATCAATATTAAGAAGAGTGAAGGAAGTGGGTCATTTTTTCGAATTCTTGTCGattcggttatgtctctgacattacacacccgtcttTTTTAAACTCACATATGAATATTCTAGTAGTGTCAATTGTTATTACTTTATCATAATCGAtaacaaaaaacgtgattaatccacctagcagtgagatgatacctttttttatcaatccgcatgtggttttttcatgaatattcttcggttttcatgacattattttaatgaccgtcgttttaagctgcaatttgacattttaatcactcattactctatctaaaagtgggacaatcgatttAACATTCCAtggtatgtcgaagtaagttccactttagaatttacggtaatttaaggtacttccagagccggtattcaggaaccagcataacccaaaccgattttcatggccatatgacgaataaattgcaatagttttgagtccaactttcaagcttttcgggattatcatcttctatatcggtttgaaatttaaaaatttcgtcctcctgtaattccagaatcggaagtcaacattggataaaattaattaattttgtgtgggactataagtttatttgatttgaatatttgtttctgaaattcgatttggctttgtttgagaaaatgattgagcttcaaatcagcaaatcttagatgaatcttagttttcatttgaatcttagatcggttcagccttctacgaggaaaattagttacacaattttaatttcgtttcacatatcatcctatagttccggaaccagaagtcgaatccaaacataattcaggaaccttgtttaggagcatacgaattttcatatgaatctgagtttgtaaaaaacggttgagtaatcttcgaaaaaaaggtaaaaaaatgagtgaaattatttgtcacatacgcatttgctgatctcgacgaaagaattcgaatggtatatgggtgttatgttcttccagtatttattgctgtaagcagtttaaatcaatataattatgaaattgttctgaattcggaagtactgccatctttccaatatgtcatattcgaacgattatgttgccaaaaatgaaccgtgctaaaatcggtccgaggcaaaatgtcatgaaaaaggatgctgtacacagtctttttggtacttagaaacaattgtatgtaacagtataaaaaatcgtgttttacgttgctcccaagcctttctttgccatcaagcgctcagaacttctactgctggaatatgggggaaaagtcgcttacacaaaaatttcgatatctccgttgaaaatggacggattttaacaatctatggcttgttggatagctattaccgtgcggaatctaagtctgaaaacatattctgttttcaaggtcaattgtgacagatactgtcaaaaaactgaaaattttggcataaaacttcgtataactcaaaaagtagacATCcgactcaaaaccattcaatagcgttctgggtgacggggagacttttcatttgcgactagttttatcaaaatcggtccagccatctctgagatctcgacctctttgttgacaacacacttacacacacaggcacacggacacacacacacaggcacacgtacacggacatttgctcagttcgtcgagctgaatcgattggtatatgacattcggccctccgggcctcgtaaaatttttcaaaagctcaagcgaattctatacctattttttatatatatatagaaaaatgtaaaacatcACATTTTATGGTCTTTCATCAATTGACACATTCATTTTTGTTGAATGTTATAAAATCCACGGATGGAACCTAATTTATTAGTTTAATTTCAATTGTTCCTGTTTTAGAATTACCGACGAACATTTCGATTATAAAATTCATGATCATGCGGTTATTTACCTTCATAATCAGAAAATATTTCGAAACTTATGTGTAGGGTTGTGTTTCTCGAAATATTACACTTTTCTTTTATCTTTCCTGTTCTAGAACAGGCTCAGAGCGaagacaagttattttcaaataCTTTACTCAaagtagacgaaaatgacgaaaaataaatgtcacttttaGCTCCGCTTGAAAATTTTAAGAACGAGATTCACGTCTAGTCGACAACATAAGCGGAAtgatagtttcaaaattgtgttcttcctTTCATTTATCTATttagccattttttttttcggtgatgCTTGGAGAATCGATATTGACAGAAGATTCTTCACAATTATATTTTCCTGTTGGTGTTCGTATCTATAGTAGTTATTGTTTCCAAAAAGGTTCTGGGTTACTTTGATTTATAAAACTTTAAACATTCTTTATAGCTTCACGGATTTTTATGATGTCGaaaaaagaatgagaattgaaattctggttCTCTCTGCAGACGTTATTTTGGTTTCGCCTTGTCGTAAGGGAACGAGCAACATTGGCATTGATACTTTCTTTTGATGCAATGAGAAAtggaaatgcttcgtctctctgcGTTTGTTCGGGATGCgatcatttacaaatgagacagtAAATAACGAATATGGGGCTGTTGGACTGTattcttttattgaaaatacgTAACAATTTTCGGCTTTGAACAGGCTGAATAATTTTACTGAATATTTGAAATATAACTCATTGTCAATTTACGAATAACTCATTCGTCTCAGAGCCGTGAAATGTCCAATAATTTCAATTACCGAATTCAATCAAATAGTTTGTCCACCGCTTAACACTGTCTCACTCGTGGATGGTTGCATTAAAAACGAAAGAACATTGACAAACAATTTTTAGCAAAaatagaacactttttgtttttctttaaaaatacGGAAAAGAAATGTCGTCTTTAGAGAAGTTGAGTAGTATCACAAATGCAGTTaagtttttcagaaaaaaaccaCTTTTAATACAggtgtggtgtaataatgcctttctcatatcaatcatactattataAATGATACgtggtattcttaaaaataattttcttcgattcttgaaacaatagtcggaatcggtttgtttggccgtccacTGATCCGGaataggaagtcggatccagatgaaattaaaaagtttTGTAAAAGATCACTAGAtcattaatttgaatctgagtaAAAATTGGTCACGCCATTTCTGAAAAAGGTTAGTACACATAGCTTCAttgttttttgcatattttactccatagcttcggaaccgaaaaccagatccaaacaaaattcaagaattttgtgtgagaccataagaactttcatttgaatctaagtaaaaatcggtcacgcttaTTCTGAGAAAGGTTAGTAcacatagttttatttttttgcatattttactctataactccggaaccggaaatcagatacaacaaaattcagaaattttgtatgcgaccaaaagaactttcatttgaatctaaggtcgtgaaattcagttttaccatctccgaggaaagttGGTGCCATaatagttacatacacacatacataagacaatttgcgtactcaactaactgagtcgaatggtatatgacactcggctctccgggcctcggttcgaaaatcggttttcacagtgattgcataacctttctatatgagaaaggtaaaaatatcttGCAGCTGAACACAGTTTGGATTGTGTGTAACTAACTAGAGATCCATTTA comes from Malaya genurostris strain Urasoe2022 chromosome 3, Malgen_1.1, whole genome shotgun sequence and encodes:
- the LOC131438561 gene encoding endocuticle structural glycoprotein SgAbd-5-like, encoding MKIIVALVALFVFACGNPVPDKDAQTVRFDNNHNGIDGYSFQVETSNGIKQEEQAELRSFGEDNAAIVVRGSYSFIADDGQLYTVNYIADENGFQPEAPHLPKA